A single genomic interval of Syntrophobotulus glycolicus DSM 8271 harbors:
- a CDS encoding YceD family protein translates to MFLKVNVSQLRKIEGGSKSYDFEEKFPPVELENDLFKFETPVKVHLDLLNSGKSLLVHGTVKTEIAAACSRCLNEFLYPLQFAFEDEWASSEQREEEARDVDLIFEKDEFEIDGRIDEHILLHLPMKLLCKEECKGLCPKCGVDLNQVNCGCTDEDIDPRLEILSRWNKGV, encoded by the coding sequence GTGTTTTTGAAGGTTAATGTTTCCCAATTAAGGAAAATAGAAGGCGGCAGCAAAAGCTACGATTTTGAAGAAAAATTCCCGCCGGTTGAACTCGAAAATGATCTGTTCAAGTTTGAAACCCCTGTCAAGGTTCATCTTGATCTTCTGAACAGCGGCAAGTCCCTTCTGGTTCACGGTACTGTAAAAACCGAAATCGCAGCAGCCTGTTCCAGATGTTTGAACGAATTTCTTTATCCCCTGCAATTTGCGTTTGAGGATGAATGGGCATCAAGCGAGCAAAGAGAAGAAGAGGCCAGGGATGTCGACCTTATCTTTGAAAAGGACGAGTTTGAAATCGATGGCCGTATTGATGAACATATCTTATTGCACCTTCCGATGAAACTGCTCTGTAAGGAAGAGTGTAAGGGTCTCTGCCCAAAATGCGGTGTGGATTTGAACCAAGTCAATTGCGGGTGTACGGATGAGGATATTGACCCTCGCCTGGAAATATTATCACGTTGGAATAAGGGGGTGTAA
- a CDS encoding acetate/propionate family kinase: MKILVINSGSSSLKYQVLDMDSETALAKGLVERIGLPGAMLTHHCINGEKEVMLADIPNHDRAIQLLFEAITDPEYGIVKALSEIDAVGHRVLHGGEKVTGSVLITPEVKEAIRECFEFAPLHNPANLAGINACEKLMPDVPQVAVFDNAFHQTMTPEAYLYGIPYEYYEKYKIRRYGFHGTSHKYVSQRAAEMLGGYSADFKVISCHLGNGSSISAIKAGKCLDTSMGMTPLEGLMMGTRSGDIDPAVVAYIQNKENLTPDEVNEFLNKKSGVLGLSGISSDFRDLQIAADEGNSRAKLAIDAFAYHVKKYVGAYAAILDGTDALIFTAGLGENSPSIRQQICSTLGFLGLKIDPLKNEMARGREMDIATPESQCRVLVIPTNEELMIALDTKEVLRKLFGQVIVLDKEKGPIYNNRCCV, translated from the coding sequence ATGAAAATTCTTGTTATTAATAGTGGAAGTTCATCATTAAAATATCAAGTTTTGGATATGGATTCTGAAACAGCTCTGGCTAAAGGGCTGGTTGAAAGAATTGGATTGCCGGGGGCAATGCTGACACATCATTGTATCAACGGAGAAAAAGAAGTGATGCTTGCGGATATTCCTAATCATGACCGGGCAATTCAGCTGTTGTTTGAGGCGATTACCGACCCGGAATACGGTATCGTCAAGGCTCTTTCAGAAATAGATGCGGTTGGGCACAGAGTCCTGCACGGCGGAGAGAAGGTAACAGGTTCGGTCTTGATTACGCCGGAGGTAAAAGAGGCGATTCGGGAATGTTTCGAATTTGCGCCGCTTCATAATCCGGCCAATCTGGCGGGAATTAATGCCTGTGAGAAGCTTATGCCCGATGTGCCTCAGGTTGCCGTATTTGATAATGCATTTCATCAGACGATGACTCCCGAAGCTTATCTGTATGGTATTCCCTACGAATACTATGAAAAATATAAGATCAGAAGATACGGATTTCATGGGACTTCTCACAAATATGTCAGTCAAAGAGCCGCTGAAATGCTCGGCGGGTATAGCGCGGATTTCAAAGTGATCAGCTGTCATCTGGGCAACGGTTCTTCCATCAGCGCGATCAAGGCCGGGAAGTGTCTGGATACATCCATGGGGATGACACCGCTGGAAGGACTGATGATGGGAACGCGCTCGGGAGATATTGATCCTGCTGTAGTCGCTTATATTCAGAATAAGGAGAATTTGACTCCTGATGAAGTAAACGAATTTCTCAATAAGAAAAGCGGTGTCCTTGGCCTGTCCGGGATCAGCAGTGATTTTCGTGATCTGCAGATTGCCGCTGATGAAGGAAATTCCCGCGCAAAGCTGGCCATTGATGCCTTTGCTTACCATGTAAAAAAATATGTGGGAGCATATGCAGCAATTCTTGATGGAACCGATGCGTTAATATTCACGGCCGGTCTCGGGGAAAATTCGCCCTCTATCCGCCAACAAATCTGCAGCACATTGGGCTTTCTTGGCTTAAAGATCGATCCTCTTAAAAATGAAATGGCCAGAGGACGGGAAATGGATATCGCGACGCCGGAATCCCAATGCAGGGTGTTGGTCATTCCGACGAATGAAGAGCTGATGATCGCCCTGGACACAAAAGAGGTGCTGAGGAAACTATTCGGACAAGTAATCGTACTTGACAAAGAAAAAGGCCCGATCTATAATAACAGGTGTTGCGTTTAG
- the plsX gene encoding phosphate acyltransferase PlsX: MKIAVDAMGGDHAPAEIIKGSIRAANKFTEITIILVGSREKIMECIPGTGLPPNMEIVEAGEMIEMDEHPAAAVRNKKDSSIVVGTRLVHEGKAGAIVGAGSTGAQMAAALFGLGRIKGISRPGIATIIPTLHRGKLLVDVGANPDAKPENLLQFAMMASIYSELVLGIEKPRVALLNIGSEEGKGNELVKEAYELLKKSSLNFVGNIEGRDIPAGNADVIVCDAFVGNIVLKTMEGLASSFAKLLKEKLTANALRKAGALLVKPGLKEFAQDLDYSQYGGAPLLGVNGTSIICHGSSDETAIFHAIRVAKECIERGIIEKIAMEVEKFGQINHDKT, encoded by the coding sequence ATGAAGATTGCCGTTGACGCTATGGGCGGGGATCATGCTCCGGCGGAAATAATCAAAGGATCAATCAGAGCTGCAAACAAATTCACAGAGATCACAATTATCCTGGTCGGCAGCAGGGAAAAAATTATGGAATGTATTCCCGGAACCGGTTTGCCTCCCAATATGGAAATCGTCGAAGCCGGCGAAATGATTGAAATGGACGAGCACCCTGCTGCAGCGGTACGCAACAAGAAGGATTCCTCTATTGTAGTAGGGACCAGACTTGTGCATGAAGGCAAAGCCGGGGCAATCGTCGGTGCCGGCAGCACAGGCGCGCAGATGGCTGCGGCCTTGTTTGGTCTGGGCAGAATTAAGGGGATCAGCCGTCCGGGTATCGCGACAATCATTCCGACCCTGCATAGGGGGAAGCTTCTGGTTGATGTCGGGGCTAACCCTGATGCGAAACCGGAAAATCTTCTGCAATTTGCGATGATGGCAAGCATTTATTCTGAACTGGTTTTAGGGATAGAGAAGCCCCGGGTAGCGCTGCTTAATATTGGCAGCGAAGAAGGCAAAGGGAATGAGCTTGTGAAAGAGGCTTATGAGCTATTGAAGAAATCATCCCTGAATTTTGTTGGGAATATTGAGGGACGGGACATTCCGGCAGGGAATGCCGATGTCATCGTTTGTGATGCTTTTGTCGGCAATATTGTCCTGAAAACCATGGAGGGCCTGGCATCCAGCTTTGCTAAACTGCTGAAAGAGAAGCTTACGGCAAACGCGCTGAGGAAGGCTGGCGCCCTGCTGGTAAAACCGGGGTTGAAGGAATTCGCTCAAGATCTGGATTATTCCCAGTATGGAGGAGCCCCTTTACTGGGAGTCAATGGGACCAGTATCATTTGTCATGGAAGTTCCGACGAAACGGCAATATTTCATGCGATAAGAGTTGCCAAGGAGTGTATAGAACGCGGCATTATTGAAAAAATAGCAATGGAAGTAGAAAAGTTTGGGCAAATAAATCATGATAAAACATAA
- the rnc gene encoding ribonuclease III, which yields MKKQNKKYFLNRQKKRGIAGRNLGNDLKKESFATAFITKLGLENPENQLLYTALTHPSYTFENPASGRENNQRLEFLGDAVLDFVIGEYLYLKYRDKPEGELTKMRAAVVNESTLARQARGIGIGQALFLGKGEQYSGGRERASILADALEAVIGAVYLQYGFEEVRSFILKMLVPEIEAIDKGNYGDFKTILQERAQKEDMEVSYRIIDEQGPDHNKLFTAGVYVQNNFYGKGTGKTKKEAEQHAARLALELWEEKKN from the coding sequence TTGAAAAAGCAGAACAAAAAATACTTTCTTAACCGTCAAAAGAAAAGGGGCATAGCGGGAAGAAACTTGGGAAATGACTTAAAAAAGGAATCTTTTGCCACAGCTTTTATCACTAAGCTCGGTCTGGAAAATCCCGAAAATCAATTGTTGTATACTGCTCTTACTCATCCGTCCTATACCTTTGAGAACCCGGCAAGCGGCAGGGAGAACAACCAGAGGCTGGAATTTTTGGGTGATGCGGTGCTTGATTTTGTTATCGGAGAATACCTCTATCTCAAATATCGGGATAAGCCGGAGGGAGAACTGACCAAAATGAGAGCCGCTGTCGTGAATGAATCGACACTGGCCCGCCAGGCGCGGGGTATCGGAATCGGACAAGCATTGTTTTTAGGAAAAGGGGAACAGTATTCTGGCGGAAGAGAGAGAGCATCGATTCTGGCTGACGCGCTAGAAGCTGTAATCGGTGCAGTATACTTGCAATATGGTTTTGAAGAGGTCCGTAGTTTTATCCTCAAAATGTTGGTCCCTGAGATTGAGGCTATTGATAAAGGCAATTATGGAGACTTCAAAACCATACTGCAGGAGCGGGCCCAGAAAGAGGACATGGAAGTATCCTACCGCATCATAGACGAGCAAGGCCCCGATCATAATAAGCTGTTCACCGCAGGTGTTTATGTACAAAACAATTTTTATGGCAAAGGGACAGGCAAGACCAAAAAGGAAGCTGAACAGCATGCCGCCCGTTTGGCATTGGAATTGTGGGAGGAAAAGAAAAATTGA
- the ftsY gene encoding signal recognition particle-docking protein FtsY: MAGLFSKLKEKLTKTRQGFVDKVERIFTGATKIDEDLYEELEEALIQSDVGISTSMELVENLRKKVKERKIADPLLLNEVLKENIVELLGEKIELKLNDSGTTVYLVVGVNGVGKTTTLGKLARHFRNEGKSVLLAAGDTFRAAAIEQLEAWGQRAGVDVIKQSEGADPAAVTFDALQAAKARKTDILLVDTAGRLHNKVNLMKELTKMKRVVEREIPSAPHEVLLILDATTGQNAIQQVRIFQEAAEVTGIILTKLDGTAKGGVILGIQGEARVPVKMIGIGEGLEDLKPFEPDQFAEALFGEQEEEE; encoded by the coding sequence TTGGCAGGATTATTTAGCAAGTTAAAAGAGAAACTGACCAAAACCCGTCAGGGGTTTGTCGATAAAGTTGAACGAATCTTTACGGGTGCGACCAAGATTGACGAAGATCTGTATGAGGAATTGGAAGAGGCGCTTATCCAGTCGGATGTGGGAATCAGCACTTCTATGGAGCTTGTGGAGAATCTGCGTAAAAAGGTCAAAGAAAGAAAAATAGCTGATCCCCTGCTGCTTAATGAGGTACTCAAGGAGAATATTGTTGAACTCCTTGGTGAAAAAATCGAACTAAAACTCAATGATAGCGGCACAACCGTATATCTGGTCGTCGGAGTGAATGGAGTAGGGAAAACAACAACCTTAGGCAAATTAGCCAGGCATTTTCGCAACGAAGGGAAAAGTGTCCTTCTGGCGGCAGGAGACACATTCAGAGCAGCGGCGATCGAACAGCTGGAAGCTTGGGGACAGCGGGCCGGAGTTGATGTAATCAAGCAAAGTGAAGGAGCCGATCCGGCAGCAGTAACCTTTGATGCTCTTCAGGCAGCGAAAGCAAGAAAGACAGACATTCTTCTTGTCGATACGGCGGGCAGACTGCACAATAAAGTTAACCTGATGAAAGAATTGACGAAAATGAAGAGGGTGGTCGAAAGGGAAATCCCCTCAGCTCCTCATGAAGTGCTGCTCATTTTGGATGCGACTACCGGGCAGAATGCTATCCAGCAAGTCAGGATTTTCCAGGAGGCCGCAGAGGTAACAGGAATCATCCTGACCAAGCTGGACGGCACAGCTAAAGGAGGCGTTATCCTCGGCATTCAAGGCGAGGCCAGGGTTCCTGTAAAAATGATTGGGATTGGTGAAGGGCTGGAAGATCTGAAGCCTTTTGAGCCAGATCAATTTGCCGAAGCGCTTTTTGGCGAACAGGAGGAAGAGGAATAA
- the rpmF gene encoding 50S ribosomal protein L32 yields MGVHQNKQSKARVRQRRAMDKLTAPNLVECPQCHKLKAQHQVCPSCGHYKGKEVITVNE; encoded by the coding sequence ATGGGTGTTCATCAAAATAAGCAATCAAAAGCCAGAGTTCGGCAGCGCAGGGCGATGGATAAGCTTACCGCTCCTAATCTGGTGGAATGCCCCCAGTGTCATAAACTGAAAGCTCAGCATCAAGTATGTCCCAGTTGTGGCCATTATAAGGGCAAAGAAGTCATTACTGTTAATGAATAA
- a CDS encoding nucleoside recognition domain-containing protein, producing MKSIFKILPFLFFAFAMFYYPQEVFFSAITGLKIWANIVLPALFPFFVLSDLLMKQGFVSFIGVLFEPLMRPLFRLPGKASFVLAMTHISGIPIGAVLTCRMRQENDLTRLEAERLLAITCNPSPGFMLGVVAAGMLKDPGLGVMISASVYLANIMVGLIFRFYGHREKKVRQRLSWQSALSELRAAQQKNKKAFGELLADAIKNSTNTVLLVGGYITFFSVMIHLLTITQFHYYFAHIVGSLSGGLLKESADALIQGLFETTLGCQTAALSIPAIKLKIALITLFMGWGGLSVFGQVASFTATTDLRFLPFVIARTLHAFFAMLLSQIFLIFSPYPASSILSAVNLSHSWPTVLHWSFISLWYSTIIMAFILLIIFLVKGYFLIVYRKHRL from the coding sequence ATGAAAAGTATATTCAAAATACTGCCTTTTTTATTTTTTGCTTTTGCTATGTTTTATTATCCCCAAGAAGTATTTTTTTCTGCAATAACAGGACTCAAAATATGGGCGAATATTGTCCTTCCGGCCTTGTTTCCTTTTTTTGTTCTCTCAGATTTGCTGATGAAGCAAGGTTTTGTCAGCTTTATCGGCGTTCTGTTTGAACCTTTGATGCGCCCTCTTTTCCGGCTTCCCGGCAAAGCTTCTTTTGTTTTGGCGATGACTCATATTTCGGGTATACCGATCGGTGCTGTTTTGACTTGCCGAATGCGTCAGGAAAACGATCTTACCCGCCTTGAAGCCGAAAGGCTTCTGGCAATCACCTGTAATCCCAGCCCCGGCTTCATGCTTGGAGTTGTTGCCGCCGGGATGCTTAAAGACCCCGGTCTCGGAGTGATGATCAGCGCATCAGTTTATCTGGCCAACATTATGGTTGGTTTGATTTTTCGTTTTTATGGTCACCGGGAAAAAAAAGTCCGGCAAAGACTTTCCTGGCAAAGCGCACTGAGTGAATTGAGAGCCGCTCAGCAGAAAAATAAAAAGGCTTTCGGCGAATTGCTTGCCGATGCCATAAAAAACAGTACCAATACGGTACTGCTCGTCGGCGGTTATATTACTTTTTTTTCGGTCATGATTCATTTGCTGACCATCACGCAATTTCATTACTATTTTGCCCATATTGTTGGTTCTCTTTCCGGCGGTTTACTGAAAGAAAGCGCCGATGCCCTGATCCAGGGACTATTTGAGACAACTCTCGGCTGCCAAACCGCGGCCTTAAGTATACCGGCCATAAAACTCAAAATCGCTTTGATCACTCTATTTATGGGCTGGGGAGGACTATCGGTCTTCGGACAGGTAGCCAGCTTTACGGCAACAACTGATCTCCGTTTCCTCCCCTTTGTCATTGCCCGGACTTTGCACGCTTTTTTCGCTATGCTGTTGAGCCAAATTTTCCTGATCTTTTCTCCTTATCCCGCCTCTTCAATCCTATCGGCGGTCAATCTGTCCCACTCCTGGCCCACAGTTCTGCACTGGAGCTTTATTTCTCTGTGGTACTCCACAATCATCATGGCATTCATTCTGCTGATCATTTTCCTGGTCAAAGGCTATTTCCTTATTGTTTATCGAAAACATCGTCTCTAA
- the acpP gene encoding acyl carrier protein — protein sequence MDIFEKVKAIVVDQLGVDDEEIALETTFQSLNADSLDIVELVMALEEEFDIDIADEEVENIQSVGDIINYINANK from the coding sequence TTGGATATATTTGAAAAAGTTAAGGCTATTGTTGTTGACCAGTTGGGTGTGGATGATGAGGAGATTGCACTGGAGACTACATTTCAGTCTTTAAATGCGGATTCTTTGGACATCGTCGAGCTTGTTATGGCCTTGGAAGAAGAATTTGATATTGACATTGCGGATGAAGAGGTTGAAAATATTCAATCAGTGGGGGATATTATCAATTATATTAATGCGAACAAATAA
- the mtnA gene encoding S-methyl-5-thioribose-1-phosphate isomerase yields the protein MKTLEWRENCLIILDQTCLPTEIKYREACTYQEVAEAIKKMEVRGAPAIGAAASFGFALGALAFKGNCLDFWDYMETVRAELEETRPTAVNLVWGLRRMQNRMYEMKKEWDIDKIKEALVEEAKAIAVEDVRINRKIGEYGNTLLPDKVNILTHCNAGSLATVDYGTALGIVRSAHDSGKNLHVYAGETRPFLQGARLTVLELMEYGIPVTLITDNMAGFLMQQGKIDMVIVGADRIAANGDTANKIGTYSLAVLAEEHEIPFYVAAPTSSIDLKISSGEEIPVEERDPCEVRTIMGVQIAPETAKVYNPAFDITPAKYIHGIITEKGIIHPPYSVNLVKILVK from the coding sequence GTGAAAACACTGGAATGGCGAGAGAATTGCTTGATCATATTGGACCAGACCTGTTTGCCGACAGAAATCAAATACAGGGAAGCATGCACCTATCAGGAAGTTGCCGAGGCGATCAAGAAAATGGAAGTCAGAGGGGCTCCGGCAATAGGAGCGGCTGCTTCCTTTGGATTTGCTCTTGGGGCGCTTGCTTTTAAAGGCAATTGCCTGGATTTCTGGGATTATATGGAGACCGTCCGCGCAGAGCTGGAGGAGACCAGACCTACCGCTGTAAATCTTGTCTGGGGTTTGCGCAGAATGCAGAATAGAATGTATGAAATGAAAAAAGAATGGGATATCGATAAGATCAAGGAAGCTCTTGTTGAAGAGGCCAAGGCAATTGCCGTCGAAGATGTCAGGATTAACCGTAAGATAGGCGAGTATGGAAATACACTTTTGCCGGATAAGGTGAACATCCTGACGCACTGTAATGCCGGATCGCTGGCTACAGTTGATTATGGCACAGCTCTGGGAATTGTCAGGTCGGCTCATGATTCGGGCAAGAACCTTCATGTTTACGCGGGGGAAACACGACCGTTTCTTCAGGGGGCACGCCTGACCGTGCTGGAACTGATGGAATACGGGATTCCGGTAACTTTGATTACGGACAATATGGCCGGCTTTCTTATGCAGCAGGGCAAAATAGATATGGTTATCGTAGGAGCGGACAGAATAGCGGCCAATGGGGATACGGCCAATAAAATCGGCACTTATTCTTTAGCGGTTCTTGCCGAGGAGCATGAGATACCTTTTTATGTTGCGGCCCCGACTTCATCCATTGATCTGAAGATCTCTTCCGGGGAGGAAATTCCGGTAGAGGAAAGAGACCCTTGTGAAGTCAGGACAATTATGGGCGTACAGATCGCTCCTGAAACAGCGAAGGTCTATAACCCGGCTTTTGATATTACACCGGCGAAATATATTCACGGAATAATCACCGAAAAGGGAATTATCCATCCTCCTTACTCCGTTAATCTCGTGAAGATACTGGTGAAGTGA
- the smc gene encoding chromosome segregation protein SMC, which yields MRDTCIFLKALHIQGFKSFADKLKLEFGAGMCVIVGPNGSGKSNVADAVRWVLGEQSVKSLRGSKMEDVIFSGSSARRPVGMAEVSLVFDNSAGTLPLDFQEVTITRRVYRDGESQYYINRSLCRLRDIQELFLDTGSGKEGFSIIGQGRIDEILNLKSDERRLLIEEVAGISKYRMRKKEALKKLEDTQKNLERLNDIIVEIEGRLEPLKEQAETARLSKELNQELAQTEISVLVCELEQVKNRLQEILDGAEEMQEKKALVLAKIAEHESIHLVKEHDLEKLKQTIQQRQEEIRELENAAQEETHQISILTERQGFISEQKDRLEKEMIADKAEKELCKDRTGELAGRKRELTRSLEEMKDSLAEHEQKLAELRTIVAGSEMNTIKAEIFEEISARSKYSNEVLELENRRQEYVRHQSGYLQEKEKKAGERAEVLAEIEELTGLDEKMAARLAALAEEISSIDRAEKEKSQERISLNEQKNALQRKTDGKQARLNALSVLEKNMEGYHRGVREAIFAWKNGKIKDCGVLGTVADVISVDKKYEIAIETALGGALQDIIVEKTEDAKKCIAYLKASDKGRATFLPLETIRGGKYSLNPQLAGNRGFHGLAVELIRYDGKYSEVMESLLGRIIVAENLDCAVELAQKTGHKVRVVTLQGDQVNPGGSLTGGSSRSANNGLIGRPREIEDLKKEAIEIQREMEALTEQILTLDREIKTLVQAEDQLETEQKEISEKRHIQAADKKYLEQKQQQLEKEEKLLDYQLTELEHNLENLNAQSKVAAAALEGAESSLIQLQAKQAEAESLIQEKNKEANDLNEVMTSSKVETARWEQELSQTEKQMKEEQGRLEAFAQNILKKAGEMANIELQLKEVQSKILETEGKRKEINEAFESKEFALIGLRRDREHHGEKLLALETELKRIRQEAGDLEQQVHQNELKNARWEAEWETGIQRLRQEYSLEWEDTKPYLTTEKKEALTEKTAELKRQITELGPVNYTALDEYPETLERYEFMSDQRNDLTEAGETLNKLIIELNENMTERFQEGFKSVNRGFQEVFAELFHGGSAELILDDPDNILETGVKIIARPPGKKAQLLSLLSGGERALTAIALLFAFLRVKPSPFCFLDEIEAALDEANVKRFVEYLRTLSASTQFILVSHRRGTMEAADRLFGITMEESGVSKLLTVEMDDTNGRSIIA from the coding sequence ATGAGGGATACGTGTATTTTTCTTAAAGCATTGCATATACAGGGCTTTAAATCTTTTGCCGATAAATTGAAGCTCGAATTTGGGGCCGGCATGTGTGTGATTGTCGGCCCGAATGGCAGCGGAAAGAGCAATGTGGCTGATGCCGTGCGCTGGGTGCTTGGGGAGCAAAGTGTCAAAAGCCTGCGGGGATCGAAAATGGAAGATGTCATTTTTTCCGGCAGCTCGGCCAGGAGGCCGGTTGGAATGGCTGAAGTCTCTCTGGTTTTTGATAATTCTGCAGGAACACTCCCTTTAGATTTTCAGGAGGTAACCATTACCAGGAGAGTATACCGGGACGGTGAAAGCCAATATTATATTAACCGTTCCTTATGCAGGCTGAGAGATATTCAGGAACTTTTTCTCGATACGGGCTCCGGCAAAGAAGGGTTTTCTATTATCGGACAAGGCAGGATTGATGAGATCCTGAATCTTAAATCCGATGAACGCCGCTTGCTGATCGAGGAGGTAGCCGGAATCAGCAAATATCGGATGCGGAAAAAGGAAGCGCTGAAAAAGCTTGAAGATACCCAGAAAAATCTGGAAAGACTGAATGATATTATCGTAGAAATTGAGGGAAGGCTGGAACCGTTAAAAGAGCAGGCTGAAACGGCCAGGCTGAGCAAAGAGCTCAATCAGGAACTGGCCCAAACGGAAATCAGCGTACTTGTTTGTGAGCTTGAACAGGTTAAAAACCGACTGCAGGAGATTCTTGATGGTGCTGAGGAAATGCAGGAAAAAAAGGCCTTGGTCCTTGCTAAGATCGCTGAACATGAGAGCATTCATCTGGTGAAAGAACATGATCTGGAAAAGCTGAAACAGACGATTCAGCAGAGACAGGAAGAAATCAGGGAGCTGGAAAATGCAGCCCAGGAAGAAACGCATCAAATCAGTATTCTGACGGAAAGGCAAGGTTTTATTTCCGAACAGAAGGACAGGCTGGAAAAAGAGATGATTGCCGATAAAGCCGAGAAGGAGCTGTGCAAGGACAGAACAGGAGAGCTGGCTGGAAGAAAACGTGAATTAACCCGCTCTTTAGAGGAAATGAAAGACAGTCTGGCCGAACACGAGCAAAAGCTGGCCGAGCTTCGGACAATCGTTGCCGGGTCGGAAATGAATACCATCAAGGCGGAAATTTTTGAAGAAATATCCGCAAGATCAAAGTATTCCAACGAAGTGCTGGAATTAGAAAACCGCCGTCAGGAATATGTCAGACACCAAAGCGGATATCTGCAGGAGAAAGAAAAAAAAGCAGGGGAAAGAGCTGAGGTACTGGCAGAGATTGAGGAACTGACCGGGCTGGATGAGAAAATGGCGGCAAGATTAGCCGCTCTGGCGGAGGAGATAAGCTCAATAGACCGCGCGGAGAAAGAAAAATCTCAGGAACGAATTAGTCTGAATGAGCAGAAAAATGCCCTTCAACGAAAGACAGACGGCAAACAAGCCAGGTTGAACGCCCTTTCAGTATTAGAAAAAAACATGGAAGGGTACCATAGAGGAGTCCGGGAAGCAATATTTGCCTGGAAAAACGGAAAGATCAAGGATTGCGGGGTATTGGGCACCGTAGCGGACGTGATATCGGTAGACAAAAAATATGAAATTGCGATTGAAACGGCTCTGGGCGGCGCATTGCAGGATATTATCGTCGAGAAAACTGAAGATGCCAAAAAATGTATTGCCTATTTGAAAGCCAGTGATAAGGGCAGGGCAACCTTCTTGCCTTTGGAGACCATAAGGGGAGGAAAATACTCTCTGAATCCCCAATTGGCAGGAAACAGGGGCTTCCACGGTTTGGCGGTTGAACTGATCAGGTATGATGGAAAATATTCTGAGGTGATGGAATCACTTCTGGGCAGAATTATTGTCGCTGAAAATCTGGACTGTGCTGTCGAGCTTGCCCAAAAGACCGGGCACAAAGTCCGGGTGGTCACTTTACAGGGAGATCAGGTTAATCCGGGCGGATCTCTAACCGGGGGGAGCAGCAGATCAGCAAATAACGGATTAATCGGCAGGCCAAGAGAAATTGAAGACCTGAAAAAGGAAGCAATCGAAATCCAACGAGAGATGGAAGCTTTGACGGAGCAGATTCTCACCCTTGACCGGGAAATAAAAACATTGGTTCAAGCAGAAGACCAATTGGAGACGGAACAAAAAGAGATCAGTGAGAAACGCCATATCCAGGCTGCCGATAAAAAATATCTTGAGCAGAAACAGCAGCAACTGGAAAAAGAAGAGAAATTGTTGGACTATCAGTTAACGGAACTGGAGCATAACCTGGAAAACCTTAATGCTCAAAGCAAGGTAGCTGCCGCCGCCTTGGAAGGCGCAGAAAGTTCCCTTATTCAGCTGCAGGCCAAACAGGCCGAGGCAGAGAGTCTCATTCAGGAGAAAAATAAAGAGGCAAATGATCTGAACGAAGTCATGACATCTTCCAAAGTTGAAACAGCCAGGTGGGAGCAGGAGCTGTCCCAGACGGAGAAACAAATGAAGGAAGAACAGGGGAGGTTGGAGGCCTTTGCCCAGAATATCCTGAAGAAAGCCGGGGAAATGGCAAATATTGAACTGCAGCTGAAAGAAGTTCAAAGCAAAATTCTCGAAACAGAGGGTAAACGCAAAGAAATTAATGAAGCCTTTGAATCCAAAGAGTTTGCTCTGATCGGCTTAAGACGGGACAGGGAACATCACGGGGAGAAGCTTCTGGCTTTAGAAACTGAGCTGAAGCGCATCAGGCAAGAAGCCGGGGATCTCGAACAGCAGGTTCATCAGAACGAGCTGAAAAATGCCCGTTGGGAAGCTGAATGGGAAACGGGAATACAAAGACTCCGCCAGGAATATTCCCTGGAGTGGGAGGACACAAAGCCTTACCTGACAACCGAGAAAAAAGAAGCATTGACAGAAAAAACGGCTGAATTGAAAAGGCAGATCACAGAACTGGGTCCGGTCAATTATACAGCGCTTGATGAGTATCCGGAAACCTTAGAGAGATATGAGTTTATGAGTGATCAGCGCAATGATTTGACTGAAGCGGGAGAGACTCTGAACAAGCTGATCATAGAGCTCAATGAGAATATGACAGAACGTTTCCAGGAAGGGTTTAAGTCTGTCAATAGAGGATTTCAGGAAGTATTTGCCGAGTTGTTCCATGGAGGCAGTGCCGAACTGATCCTGGATGATCCGGACAACATTCTGGAAACAGGTGTGAAAATTATTGCCCGGCCTCCCGGAAAAAAAGCCCAGTTGCTGTCTCTTCTTTCCGGCGGGGAAAGGGCACTGACGGCAATAGCCTTGCTGTTTGCCTTTCTTAGAGTGAAACCCAGTCCCTTTTGTTTCCTGGATGAGATTGAAGCGGCTTTGGATGAGGCTAATGTGAAACGTTTTGTAGAATACTTGCGTACTCTTTCCGCAAGTACCCAGTTTATCCTCGTTTCCCATCGCAGGGGGACGATGGAGGCGGCAGACAGGCTTTTTGGCATTACGATGGAAGAGTCCGGCGTGTCCAAGCTCTTAACTGTTGAGATGGACGATACAAACGGCCGGTCAATTATAGCTTAG